One genomic region from Rhinoraja longicauda isolate Sanriku21f chromosome 34, sRhiLon1.1, whole genome shotgun sequence encodes:
- the LOC144609432 gene encoding phospholipase A and acyltransferase 2-like, translating to MNHRKSALKPKRGDLIEIPRKLGYKHWAIYIGGGEVIHLTSDGASGDVSVQFSSWTISAVVKREPLTKVAGTDRYNVNNSSDKRFKVRTVDKIINRAKESVGRKVNYSPLNQNCEHFVNSLRYGKDVSYQADGANRVIGSGVIATAVSFIGGILIFLLNMKR from the exons TCTGCCTTAAAACCAAAACGTGGAGATTTGATTGAAATCCCTCGAAAGCTTGGGTATAAACACTGGGCCATCTACATTGGAGGTGGAGAGGTCATACATTTAACCTCAG ATGGAGCGAGTGGAGATGTGAGTGTTCAGTTCTCTAGCTGGACAATATCTGCTGTGGTAAAGAGGGAGCCTCTCACTAAGGTAGCTGGAACTGATCGCTACAATGTCAACAACAGCTCTGACAAAAGATTTAAAGTAAGAACCGTGGACAAGATAATAAACAGGGCTAAAGAGAGCGTTGGACGGAAAGTGAATTACAGTCCTCTAAATCAAAACTGTGAACATTTTGTAAATTCACTTCGATATGGTAAAGATGTTTCGTACCAG GCTGATGGTGCAAACCGTGTTATTGGTAGCGGGGTCATCGCCACTGCAGTTTCCTTTATCGGTGGCATTCTTATCTTTCTTTTGAATATGAAGCGTTAA